In a genomic window of Amycolatopsis japonica:
- a CDS encoding nuclear transport factor 2 family protein gives MSTFREAVEAKDAAAIEALLADDVVFTSPVAFKPYQGKAITAAILRGVLRVFEDFRYVREIQDGVHHVYEFEATVDGLQINGCDLLTFDAEGKIVDFKVMVRPLRAAEALAGRMGAQFEAIKADALG, from the coding sequence ATGTCCACGTTCCGTGAAGCAGTCGAAGCGAAGGACGCCGCCGCGATCGAGGCGTTGCTCGCCGACGACGTGGTCTTCACCAGTCCGGTGGCGTTCAAGCCCTACCAGGGGAAGGCGATCACGGCGGCGATCCTGCGCGGGGTCCTGCGGGTGTTCGAGGATTTCCGCTATGTCCGCGAGATCCAGGACGGCGTGCACCACGTGTACGAGTTCGAAGCGACCGTCGACGGGCTTCAGATCAACGGCTGCGACCTGCTGACCTTCGACGCCGAGGGCAAGATCGTCGACTTCAAGGTGATGGTCCGGCCGTTGCGGGCGGCCGAGGCCCTCGCGGGGCGCATGGGGGCCCAGTTCGAGGCCATCAAGGCGGACGCGCTCGGCTGA
- a CDS encoding VOC family protein yields the protein MVSVKQVQVTFDCAKPERLARFWCEILGYVVPSPPEGFDTWDDYNRTLPPEKQDAGFACSDPTGVGPRLYFQRVPEGKVVKNRVHLCVRAGTGLVGEERLAALQAESDRLTALGAVQQRVLLADEENESCIVMQDIEGNEFCLD from the coding sequence ATGGTGTCGGTCAAACAGGTACAGGTCACGTTCGATTGCGCGAAACCCGAGCGCCTCGCGCGGTTCTGGTGCGAGATCCTGGGCTACGTCGTGCCCTCGCCGCCGGAGGGGTTCGACACCTGGGACGACTACAACCGCACGTTGCCGCCCGAGAAGCAGGACGCGGGCTTCGCCTGCAGTGACCCGACCGGCGTGGGCCCGCGGCTGTACTTCCAGCGCGTTCCCGAAGGCAAGGTCGTCAAGAACCGGGTGCATCTCTGCGTGCGGGCGGGCACCGGCCTGGTGGGGGAGGAGCGCCTCGCCGCGCTCCAGGCCGAATCCGACCGCCTGACGGCACTCGGGGCGGTGCAGCAGCGTGTCCTGCTCGCCGACGAGGAGAACGAGTCGTGCATCGTGATGCAGGACATCGAGGGCAACGAGTTCTGCCTGGACTGA
- a CDS encoding cellulase family glycosylhydrolase, producing MRIKSVLLAVLVTAGIVIPPPAVASADPSGWVAPLSTRGRYIVDAAGDRFKLKAANWHGASGTWTGSGDVNDPASHHAGEIAYQTPLGLDRASIDTVIDGLAELGLNSVRLPFSNAMIHDTKPVPDLPANPELRGLTPLQVYDRVVARLTARGFAVILNNHTTTSRWCCGLDGNERWNTAQTEQRWQDDWLFMARRYAANKRVVGADLYNEVRRDVFDDPNWGWGNGTDWQRASQRVADRIQTEANPDLLLIVEGINWTGVPVDGLPHGRPTLEPARTLSHTLVDSGKLVYAAHFYGYTGPNHSGATGTGETHDPRYRDLSPQELRDVLYRQAFFVSAETGKHYTAPLWISEFGEGRHTTDAASRAWFENFVGYLAETDTDFAYWPAVGFHEGGTGNGWSLLSWDTGGRRVDVLDGTDWRGPAWRRLVDAPSRTGRIPDAERWSMLNLDYADFQASRGVRAMADWNPGARKGACPDGQRLSGLSHTGNRGLCTGTLAAPAGYAVVRDESYVDTDWASGYTKVQCPPGHAAVGYSVTGAAFSALLCGRSATPLGGTGRTVWFDRGDNRPSGNPGGDFASGHYKGQCAPGEYVAGVAYTGRVGSNRTPDAVLCRA from the coding sequence GTGAGGATCAAGAGTGTGCTGCTCGCCGTCCTGGTGACCGCCGGAATCGTGATTCCCCCGCCCGCCGTCGCCTCGGCGGATCCGTCGGGCTGGGTGGCACCGTTGAGCACGCGCGGCCGCTACATCGTCGACGCGGCGGGCGACCGGTTCAAGCTGAAGGCCGCCAACTGGCACGGCGCGAGCGGGACATGGACCGGTTCGGGTGACGTGAACGATCCGGCCTCGCACCACGCCGGTGAGATCGCCTATCAGACGCCGCTCGGGCTGGACCGCGCTTCGATCGACACCGTCATCGACGGGCTCGCGGAACTGGGCCTGAACAGTGTCCGGCTGCCTTTCTCCAACGCGATGATCCACGACACCAAGCCCGTCCCCGATCTCCCGGCGAACCCGGAACTGCGCGGCCTGACCCCGTTGCAGGTCTACGATCGCGTCGTCGCGCGGCTGACCGCACGCGGGTTCGCGGTGATCCTCAACAACCACACCACGACCTCCCGCTGGTGTTGCGGTCTCGACGGCAACGAACGCTGGAACACCGCGCAGACCGAGCAGCGCTGGCAGGACGACTGGCTGTTCATGGCCCGCCGCTACGCCGCGAACAAGCGCGTCGTCGGTGCCGATCTGTACAACGAGGTCCGGCGCGATGTCTTCGACGATCCCAACTGGGGCTGGGGAAACGGCACGGACTGGCAACGCGCGAGCCAGCGGGTGGCCGACCGCATCCAGACCGAGGCCAACCCCGATCTGCTGCTCATCGTCGAAGGCATCAACTGGACCGGCGTGCCCGTCGACGGCCTGCCCCACGGAAGGCCGACGCTGGAGCCGGCCCGCACGCTCTCGCATACGCTCGTGGATTCCGGAAAACTGGTCTACGCAGCGCATTTCTACGGCTACACCGGTCCGAATCATTCCGGGGCGACCGGCACCGGCGAGACCCACGACCCGCGCTACCGTGACCTGTCACCCCAGGAACTACGCGATGTCCTTTACCGGCAAGCGTTCTTCGTCTCTGCGGAGACCGGCAAGCATTACACCGCCCCACTCTGGATCAGCGAGTTCGGCGAAGGCCGCCACACCACCGACGCCGCGAGCCGTGCCTGGTTCGAGAACTTCGTCGGCTACCTCGCCGAGACCGACACGGACTTCGCCTACTGGCCGGCGGTCGGTTTCCACGAAGGCGGAACGGGCAACGGCTGGTCGTTGCTCTCCTGGGACACCGGCGGCAGGCGCGTCGACGTGCTCGACGGCACGGACTGGCGTGGCCCGGCTTGGCGACGGCTGGTGGACGCGCCGTCCCGCACCGGCCGGATCCCCGACGCCGAGCGCTGGTCGATGCTGAACCTCGACTACGCCGATTTCCAGGCCTCGCGCGGGGTTCGCGCCATGGCGGACTGGAATCCGGGCGCTCGCAAGGGCGCCTGCCCCGACGGCCAGCGGCTCAGCGGCCTTTCCCATACCGGCAACCGGGGCCTGTGCACCGGTACGCTCGCCGCGCCGGCGGGATACGCCGTGGTCCGCGATGAGTCCTATGTGGACACCGACTGGGCGTCCGGCTACACCAAGGTGCAATGCCCGCCAGGGCACGCCGCCGTCGGCTACAGCGTCACCGGCGCGGCGTTCTCCGCGCTCCTGTGCGGCCGGTCCGCCACCCCGCTGGGCGGCACCGGCCGGACGGTCTGGTTCGACCGCGGTGACAACCGGCCGTCCGGGAATCCCGGCGGCGACTTCGCCTCGGGCCACTACAAGGGGCAATGCGCTCCGGGCGAATACGTCGCCGGTGTCGCGTACACCGGCCGTGTCGGCTCGAATCGCACTCCGGACGCGGTGCTCTGCCGTGCCTGA
- a CDS encoding PadR family transcriptional regulator — translation MALRNAILATLLDGESSGYDLAKSFNASVANFWTATPQQLYRELDKMESQGLVAARVVEQERRPNKRLFSLTDAGAAELAGFTTRAPKPTAIRDELLVQVQAAEAGDDEAIRRAVADRMAVAETKLKRFERLRERLLGDSAEAEFLATAPRVGPYLTLARGIMFEQENIRWCEHVLAVLEQR, via the coding sequence ATGGCGCTGCGGAACGCGATCCTCGCGACGCTCCTGGACGGCGAGTCCTCGGGCTACGACCTGGCGAAGAGCTTCAACGCGTCGGTCGCCAATTTCTGGACCGCGACACCGCAGCAGCTCTACCGCGAGCTGGACAAGATGGAATCGCAGGGCCTCGTGGCGGCGCGGGTGGTCGAGCAGGAGCGGCGTCCCAACAAGCGCCTCTTCTCCTTGACCGACGCCGGCGCGGCCGAACTCGCCGGCTTCACCACGCGGGCGCCGAAGCCGACCGCGATCCGCGACGAACTGCTGGTGCAGGTCCAGGCGGCCGAGGCGGGCGACGACGAGGCGATCCGGCGCGCCGTCGCGGACCGGATGGCCGTCGCCGAGACGAAGCTCAAACGGTTCGAGCGCCTCCGGGAGCGGTTGCTCGGCGACTCCGCCGAGGCGGAGTTCCTCGCCACCGCGCCCCGCGTCGGGCCGTATCTGACGCTGGCCCGTGGGATCATGTTCGAACAGGAGAACATTCGCTGGTGTGAGCACGTTCTCGCGGTGCTCGAACAGAGGTGA
- a CDS encoding VOC family protein: protein MVERKKGPKFRQVVLDCTDVRALAEFYRRLLVWDYRPGDEAPPPGAEDKDWLVLRNPDGGAQLAFQQVDRLEEASWPDSEPVPQQLHLDLTVDSVEELEEQHARVLELGGRLRYDRSDDPEEPLRVYADPAGHPFCVFVA, encoded by the coding sequence TTGGTCGAGCGGAAAAAGGGTCCGAAGTTCCGTCAGGTGGTGCTGGACTGCACCGACGTCCGCGCGCTGGCGGAGTTCTACCGGCGCCTGCTGGTCTGGGACTACCGCCCTGGCGACGAAGCGCCCCCGCCCGGCGCCGAGGACAAGGACTGGCTGGTGCTGCGGAACCCGGACGGCGGGGCGCAACTCGCCTTCCAGCAGGTCGATCGGCTGGAAGAGGCGAGCTGGCCGGATTCCGAACCCGTGCCTCAGCAACTGCACCTGGACTTGACCGTGGACTCGGTCGAGGAACTCGAAGAGCAGCACGCCCGCGTCCTCGAACTCGGCGGGCGGCTCCGGTACGACCGCAGCGACGACCCGGAAGAACCGCTGCGCGTCTACGCGGATCCGGCGGGGCATCCGTTCTGCGTCTTCGTCGCCTGA
- a CDS encoding aldo/keto reductase: METKRLGRTDVEVTRLGFGGGPLGGLFAPLDDDTAAGALAAAWDGGIRYYDTSPHYGIGHSERRIGEFLCSRPRDSYVLSTKVGRLLIPQDPDGKPDPAGFHVPAAHRRVRDFTRDGIRRSVEDSLERMGLDRIDVLYLHDAEEYFDDALRDGYPALAELRSEGIVGAIGAGMYDTAMLTTLVRETDVDVVMQSGRHTLLDHSALDTFLPACEERGVSVIAASIFNSGLLAVPRPVEGAYFDYAAATPDVVERANRIADVCEAHGVTLPQAAMAFPLQHPAVAGIAVGMRSAEEVRSNLESFEAKVPAQVWADLRAAGLIRSTAIRVD, encoded by the coding sequence ATGGAGACGAAGCGACTCGGGCGCACCGACGTCGAGGTGACGAGGCTGGGCTTCGGTGGAGGACCGCTCGGGGGCTTGTTCGCGCCACTGGACGACGACACCGCGGCGGGGGCGCTGGCCGCGGCCTGGGACGGCGGGATCCGGTACTACGACACGTCTCCGCACTACGGGATCGGGCATTCCGAGCGCCGTATCGGCGAGTTCCTGTGCTCGCGGCCGCGTGACTCCTACGTCCTGTCGACGAAGGTCGGCCGCCTGCTGATTCCCCAGGATCCGGACGGGAAACCGGATCCGGCGGGCTTCCACGTCCCCGCGGCGCACCGCCGGGTCCGCGACTTCACGCGTGACGGGATCCGGCGCAGTGTCGAGGATTCGCTGGAGCGGATGGGCCTGGACCGGATCGACGTGCTGTACCTGCACGACGCCGAGGAGTACTTCGACGACGCGCTGCGCGACGGCTATCCGGCCCTCGCGGAGCTGCGGTCGGAAGGGATCGTCGGCGCGATCGGCGCCGGTATGTACGACACGGCCATGCTGACCACTTTGGTCAGGGAGACCGATGTCGACGTGGTCATGCAGTCCGGGCGTCACACGCTGCTCGACCACAGCGCGCTCGACACCTTCCTTCCGGCATGCGAGGAACGCGGTGTCTCGGTGATCGCGGCGTCGATCTTCAACTCCGGGCTGCTCGCCGTGCCGCGGCCGGTCGAGGGCGCGTACTTCGACTACGCCGCCGCCACACCGGACGTCGTGGAGCGGGCGAACCGGATCGCCGACGTGTGCGAGGCGCACGGTGTGACGCTTCCCCAGGCGGCCATGGCGTTCCCGTTGCAGCATCCGGCCGTCGCCGGTATCGCGGTCGGGATGCGGTCCGCCGAAGAGGTCCGAAGCAACTTGGAATCCTTCGAAGCGAAGGTCCCCGCACAGGTCTGGGCCGATCTGCGGGCCGCGGGCTTGATCCGTTCGACAGCGATTAGGGTGGACTGA
- a CDS encoding cysteine hydrolase family protein, whose protein sequence is MTTALIIGDLQRGITGTYPFTGTVLPPIKSLLPRARAAGALVVFVHFALRGNGTDLPAGNALFKSFHEAGDTFHEGSAGTEIDLPVADEDVVVLKRRASAFAGTDLDLVLRARGVDTVAIAGVATSAMVAATAYDAADRGYHVTVLRDGCADGDRAMHDFFVDTVFPSRGFGVVTCADWPGE, encoded by the coding sequence ATGACCACCGCGTTGATCATCGGTGACCTGCAACGAGGCATCACGGGCACTTACCCGTTCACCGGAACAGTCCTGCCGCCGATCAAGAGTCTGCTGCCGCGGGCGCGGGCGGCCGGCGCGCTCGTCGTGTTCGTCCACTTCGCACTCCGCGGCAACGGGACCGACCTGCCCGCCGGGAACGCTTTGTTCAAGTCGTTCCACGAAGCGGGGGACACCTTCCACGAGGGCTCGGCCGGGACCGAGATCGACCTGCCGGTCGCCGACGAGGACGTGGTCGTGCTGAAACGCCGGGCCAGCGCGTTCGCCGGCACCGATCTCGACCTCGTGCTCCGGGCCCGGGGCGTCGACACCGTCGCCATCGCCGGGGTCGCGACCAGCGCGATGGTGGCCGCGACGGCCTACGACGCGGCGGATCGCGGCTATCACGTGACCGTGCTGCGCGACGGTTGCGCCGACGGGGATCGGGCGATGCACGACTTCTTCGTGGACACGGTCTTCCCGAGCCGGGGGTTCGGGGTCGTGACGTGCGCGGACTGGCCCGGCGAATAA
- a CDS encoding PQQ-dependent sugar dehydrogenase → MSRSRRFLFPRRSRRALAVGVVGPLVGALAVGLVAAAPAEAAVPTGFTDTVAIGGLSSPTATAFAPDGRVFVAEKSGLVKVFDSLADPTATVFADLRTQTQDFWDRGLLGLAVDPAFPARPYVYVSYTLDAEPGGTAPRWGDTCPTPPGATDKGCVVTGRVSQLTMGSAGTAVSEKPLVTGWCQQFPSHSVGALAFGPDGALYAGGGDGASFTFADYGQVGNPCADPPSPAGTNLTPPSAEGGALRSQSPRRAAGQPVLLNGTLLRIDPDTGEGVPGNPFANSSDANARRVIAYGARNQFRFGFRPGTSELWAGDVGWDTWEEINRVADVGDSVADNFGWPCFEGNARQAGYDGANLDRCESLYSSGGHSAPYYAYNHRAKVVASDPCPTGGSSISGIAFESGSNYPAEYSGALFFADSSRGCIWAMQTVDGQPNASRLVPFVTGVNVPVQVLTGPGGDLFYVALGSGELRRVSHPGGTNRPPTAVATATPSSGPAPLTVRFDGTASTDPDAGDTLSYAWDLDADGAYDDSSAADPTWTYTAAAAVDAGLRVTDSHGASATTTVRVTVGNPEGLDPVPVIDSPAGTLTWSVGQTVSFSGRAIDAQDGQLPASALSWRLAIRHCATNGTCHTHNVQDFPGVASGSFVAPDHDYPSYLQLTLTATDSTGRTGSKTVDLQPKTVSLNFASSPSQATLTVGGTQQRTPFSRTVIAGSTNSISADSPQKLPPLNLKYAFTGWAHGGARTQNIIAPGTSTTYQANYRLCWLLNPC, encoded by the coding sequence GTGTCGAGATCCCGTCGTTTCCTGTTCCCCCGAAGATCGCGACGCGCGCTGGCGGTGGGTGTCGTCGGCCCGCTCGTCGGCGCGCTCGCGGTCGGGCTCGTCGCCGCGGCACCGGCCGAAGCCGCGGTGCCCACCGGTTTCACCGACACGGTGGCGATCGGCGGGCTCAGCTCGCCGACCGCCACCGCGTTCGCGCCGGACGGCCGGGTGTTCGTCGCCGAGAAGAGCGGCCTGGTCAAGGTCTTCGACTCGCTCGCCGACCCGACGGCGACGGTGTTCGCCGATCTCCGCACGCAGACGCAGGACTTCTGGGACCGCGGCCTGCTCGGGCTCGCCGTCGACCCCGCTTTCCCCGCCAGGCCGTACGTCTACGTCTCGTACACCCTCGACGCGGAGCCCGGCGGCACCGCGCCGCGCTGGGGTGACACCTGCCCGACCCCGCCGGGCGCGACCGACAAGGGTTGCGTCGTGACCGGCCGCGTCTCCCAGCTGACGATGGGCTCGGCGGGCACGGCCGTGAGCGAGAAACCACTGGTCACAGGCTGGTGCCAGCAGTTCCCGAGCCACTCGGTCGGCGCACTCGCCTTCGGTCCGGACGGCGCCCTGTACGCGGGAGGCGGCGACGGCGCCAGCTTCACGTTCGCCGACTACGGCCAGGTGGGGAACCCCTGTGCCGATCCGCCCTCGCCCGCCGGGACGAACCTGACGCCGCCGTCGGCCGAAGGCGGCGCGCTGCGTTCGCAGTCGCCGCGACGCGCCGCCGGCCAACCGGTCCTGCTCAACGGCACGCTGCTGCGCATCGACCCGGACACCGGTGAAGGCGTCCCCGGCAACCCCTTCGCGAACAGCTCCGACGCCAACGCGCGGCGCGTGATCGCCTATGGCGCGCGGAACCAGTTCCGCTTCGGCTTCCGGCCGGGCACCAGCGAGCTCTGGGCGGGCGACGTCGGCTGGGACACCTGGGAAGAAATCAACCGCGTCGCCGACGTCGGCGACAGCGTGGCGGACAACTTCGGCTGGCCCTGTTTCGAAGGGAACGCCAGGCAGGCCGGTTACGACGGCGCGAACCTCGACCGGTGCGAATCCCTCTACTCCTCCGGCGGGCACTCCGCCCCGTACTACGCCTACAACCACCGAGCCAAGGTGGTCGCGAGCGACCCGTGCCCCACGGGCGGCTCTTCGATCAGCGGCATCGCGTTCGAATCCGGCAGCAACTACCCCGCCGAGTATTCCGGCGCGTTGTTCTTCGCCGATTCCTCCCGTGGCTGCATCTGGGCCATGCAGACCGTCGACGGCCAGCCGAACGCGAGCCGTCTCGTGCCGTTCGTGACCGGCGTCAACGTCCCGGTGCAGGTGCTGACCGGCCCGGGCGGCGACCTGTTCTACGTCGCGCTCGGCAGCGGCGAACTCCGCCGCGTCAGCCATCCCGGCGGGACCAACCGGCCGCCCACCGCGGTGGCCACGGCGACCCCGTCGAGCGGACCGGCGCCGCTGACGGTGCGCTTCGACGGCACCGCGTCCACCGACCCGGACGCCGGGGACACCCTGTCCTACGCCTGGGACCTCGACGCCGACGGCGCGTACGACGACTCGTCGGCCGCCGACCCCACCTGGACCTACACCGCGGCAGCCGCCGTCGACGCCGGGCTCCGGGTGACGGACTCGCACGGCGCGAGCGCGACCACGACGGTGCGCGTGACCGTCGGGAACCCGGAGGGCCTCGACCCGGTGCCGGTCATCGACAGCCCGGCGGGCACGCTGACCTGGTCGGTCGGCCAGACCGTGTCCTTCTCCGGCCGCGCGATCGACGCCCAGGACGGGCAGCTCCCGGCGTCGGCGCTGTCGTGGCGGCTCGCGATCCGGCACTGCGCGACCAACGGCACCTGCCATACGCACAACGTCCAGGACTTCCCCGGCGTCGCATCCGGGTCGTTCGTCGCGCCGGACCACGACTACCCGTCGTACCTGCAGCTGACCCTCACCGCGACCGACTCGACCGGCCGGACCGGCAGCAAGACCGTCGACCTCCAGCCGAAGACGGTGTCGCTGAACTTCGCCTCCAGTCCCAGCCAGGCGACACTCACCGTCGGCGGCACGCAGCAACGCACGCCGTTCTCCCGGACGGTGATCGCGGGATCCACCAACTCGATCAGCGCGGACAGCCCGCAGAAACTGCCCCCGCTCAACCTGAAGTACGCCTTCACCGGCTGGGCGCACGGCGGCGCGCGGACGCAGAACATCATCGCGCCCGGTACGTCGACCACCTACCAGGCGAACTATCGGCTCTGCTGGCTGTTGAACCCCTGCTGA
- a CDS encoding DNA alkylation repair protein, translating into MTGTTTAEVLAELAELEDPRARQVNEKHGDDHGVNLGKLRALAKRLKTQQELALELWETGDTAAKLLALLICRPKAFGRDELDRMVREARTPKVHDWLVNYVVKKNQHAEELRVAWSADPDPVVASAGWALTTERVAKKPEGLDLVGLLDVIEAQMKTAPDRLQWAMNHCLAQIGIEHAAHRARAIDIGERLEVLKDYPTPPNCTSPFAPVWIAEMVRRQDAGPH; encoded by the coding sequence GTGACCGGGACGACGACCGCCGAGGTGCTGGCCGAACTGGCCGAGCTCGAGGATCCGCGCGCACGCCAGGTGAACGAGAAGCACGGCGACGACCACGGGGTGAACCTCGGTAAGCTGCGCGCGCTCGCGAAGCGGCTGAAGACCCAGCAGGAACTCGCGCTGGAGCTCTGGGAAACGGGCGACACCGCCGCGAAACTGCTCGCACTCCTCATCTGCCGCCCGAAGGCGTTCGGACGCGACGAGCTGGACCGCATGGTGCGCGAGGCCCGCACCCCGAAGGTGCACGACTGGCTCGTGAATTACGTGGTCAAGAAGAATCAGCACGCTGAAGAGCTGCGCGTGGCGTGGTCCGCCGATCCGGACCCCGTGGTCGCGAGCGCCGGCTGGGCGCTGACCACCGAACGGGTGGCGAAGAAGCCCGAAGGCCTCGATCTCGTCGGACTGCTCGACGTCATCGAGGCGCAGATGAAGACCGCGCCGGATCGCCTGCAGTGGGCGATGAACCACTGCCTGGCGCAGATCGGCATCGAGCACGCGGCGCACCGGGCCAGGGCGATCGACATCGGGGAGCGCCTGGAAGTGCTCAAGGACTATCCGACCCCGCCGAACTGCACGTCGCCGTTCGCGCCCGTCTGGATCGCGGAGATGGTGCGGCGGCAGGACGCCGGCCCCCATTGA